In Actinomycetota bacterium, one genomic interval encodes:
- a CDS encoding alpha/beta fold hydrolase, with protein sequence MAVRQSARTARRGRPSSPRALEGLLRERSEQVRAPADVEAVLGLDVEGADGWTARVKEGRIEVVPGLPERPDVRVTSGAATLAEVVSGRRSGVEAFLVGDLVVRGNLALALRFDSLFNPEAVPKEWPRFRVTRARGVRTAYLEAGEGPPVVLLHGLGATNASMLPTLWDLARDHRVIAPDLPGFGDSGKPIRAYHAGFYSRWLAAFLGQLGIGRADLIGNSMGGRVALEMGLRHPELVNRMVLLMPSPAFIRGRELVQVVRYLRPELALVPLPFSHHQVVRSIRSMFARPSRLPAAWFDAAADEFLRVFRNPRGRVAFFSAARQIYLEEPHGEHGFWDRLPAMDRPALFLWGQRDWLVPARFARHVERALPDATSVVLEDCGHVPQYELPERTHAMVREFLGAPA encoded by the coding sequence GTGGCCGTTCGCCAATCTGCCCGCACCGCCCGGCGGGGCCGGCCTTCCTCGCCCCGGGCCCTGGAAGGGCTCCTGCGAGAGCGCTCCGAGCAGGTCCGCGCGCCCGCCGACGTGGAGGCCGTCCTGGGGCTCGACGTGGAGGGCGCGGACGGATGGACGGCCCGGGTCAAGGAGGGGCGGATCGAGGTCGTCCCCGGCCTCCCCGAACGGCCCGACGTCCGCGTCACCAGCGGGGCCGCGACGCTCGCGGAGGTGGTCTCGGGACGGCGCTCCGGCGTGGAGGCCTTCCTGGTGGGGGACCTGGTGGTCCGCGGCAACCTGGCCCTGGCCCTGCGGTTCGACTCGCTGTTCAACCCGGAGGCCGTGCCGAAGGAATGGCCGCGGTTCCGGGTCACCCGGGCCCGAGGTGTGCGAACGGCCTATCTCGAGGCGGGCGAGGGGCCGCCGGTGGTGCTCCTGCACGGCCTGGGCGCCACGAACGCGTCGATGCTCCCGACGCTGTGGGACCTGGCGCGGGACCACCGCGTGATCGCCCCCGACCTGCCCGGGTTCGGCGACTCCGGCAAGCCCATCCGCGCCTACCACGCCGGCTTCTACTCCCGGTGGCTCGCGGCCTTCCTGGGCCAGCTGGGGATCGGGCGGGCCGACCTCATCGGGAACTCCATGGGCGGACGGGTGGCCCTGGAGATGGGCCTGCGGCACCCCGAGCTGGTGAACCGGATGGTCCTGCTGATGCCCTCCCCGGCGTTCATCCGGGGCCGGGAGCTGGTGCAGGTGGTCCGGTACCTCCGGCCGGAGCTTGCGTTGGTGCCGCTTCCGTTCTCGCATCACCAGGTCGTTCGAAGCATCCGCTCGATGTTCGCCCGGCCGTCCCGCCTCCCGGCGGCCTGGTTCGACGCCGCGGCCGACGAGTTCCTTCGTGTCTTCCGGAACCCCCGGGGGCGCGTCGCCTTCTTCTCGGCGGCCCGGCAGATCTACCTGGAGGAACCGCACGGGGAGCATGGGTTCTGGGACCGGCTCCCGGCGATGGATCGGCCGGCCCTGTTCCTGTGGGGCCAGCGGGACTGGCTGGTTCCGGCCAGGTTCGCCCGGCACGTCGAACGGGCCCTGCCGGACGCCACCTCCGTGGTCCTCGAGGACTGCGGCCACGTCCCCCAGTACGAGCTGCCCGAGCGGACCCACGCGATGGTGCGTGAGTTCCTGGGGGCGCCGGCGTGA
- a CDS encoding nuclear transport factor 2 family protein gives MGETTSTEGHIQTVLSMVSAFQDGRLEDLQRFVSPSVVVQVKGNNPYAGTYEGVGAAMAFVARARQWIDPESVSIQAIEREEAPVVSVSALAVGPGGQRTDTHLIVEYFFEGDGRVGRAVVRAQDQRALDRVLRGWSAGS, from the coding sequence ATGGGGGAGACGACGAGCACCGAGGGTCACATCCAGACCGTCCTGTCCATGGTGTCCGCATTCCAGGACGGGCGGCTGGAGGATCTCCAGCGATTCGTGTCGCCCTCGGTGGTGGTCCAGGTGAAGGGGAACAACCCCTACGCCGGGACCTACGAGGGGGTCGGCGCCGCCATGGCCTTCGTGGCCAGGGCCCGGCAGTGGATCGACCCGGAGTCCGTCTCGATCCAGGCCATCGAACGCGAGGAGGCTCCGGTGGTGTCGGTCTCCGCGCTGGCGGTGGGCCCGGGCGGCCAGCGAACGGACACCCATCTCATCGTGGAGTACTTCTTCGAAGGGGACGGCCGGGTGGGCCGGGCCGTGGTCCGGGCCCAGGACCAGCGGGCCCTGGACCGGGTGCTGCGCGGGTGGTCCGCTGGCTCCTGA
- a CDS encoding ester cyclase, translated as MGEQQERNKRMVRRFIDGYQTGGDPAVLEELLAPDVVDHSALPGFPPGREGVGQLFGMFRQAFPDFRAEILDQMADGDKVITRKAFLGTHRGPFMGVPATGQSVRFELIDIVRLEDGRIVEHWNVVDQLGLMRQLGAIPA; from the coding sequence ATGGGCGAGCAACAGGAACGGAACAAGCGGATGGTCCGCAGGTTCATCGACGGATACCAGACCGGCGGCGATCCCGCCGTGCTGGAGGAGCTCCTCGCACCGGACGTGGTCGACCACAGCGCGCTTCCGGGGTTTCCCCCGGGCCGGGAGGGCGTCGGGCAGCTCTTCGGGATGTTCCGGCAGGCGTTCCCCGACTTCCGGGCGGAGATCCTGGACCAGATGGCCGACGGGGACAAGGTGATCACTCGCAAGGCCTTCCTCGGAACCCACCGAGGCCCGTTCATGGGCGTCCCGGCCACGGGGCAATCTGTCCGGTTCGAGCTGATCGACATCGTTCGCCTGGAGGACGGACGGATCGTCGAGCACTGGAACGTGGTCGACCAGCTCGGGCTGATGCGCCAGCTGGGTGCGATCCCGGCCTGA
- a CDS encoding LuxR C-terminal-related transcriptional regulator: protein MELRLAELLVGLSSVSDLGMGLPLGDVTRACVLATRLAMDLGIEDAGVADVYYTALLQHVGCTAYSHEVSALFRDELALKRVSALTDFTSPVDVVRTYLPGVARAEGVRGVATAVVRQKQLTDGYTAANCEVASMMARRLGLPESVQAALLHIFAWWNGKGRPRGMAGDEVAVASRVTQVATVAVMFDRLGEPEAAVEAVRRRAGGTLDPGLAVRFRRTGPKLLQEMAATDPVEATLEAEPKPWRTVPGDQLDEVLRAFGDAVDLKTPYLHGHAATVAELAAAAGPRMGLDGEATTRLRRAALVHDLGRVAIPSSIWDRPGPLGRSDWEQVRTHAYRSERILAGCPALENLAPVAGMHHERLDGSGYHRQASGPSIPMPARILGVADAYEAMTRARPHRPELGPERAADQLREGARGGQFDGEAVEAVLGAAGHRVTRTRPARPAGLSERQVEVLRLVAAGLSNREVAQRLHVSPRTAEHHVQDIYTKIGVSSRAAAAMFAMEHHLIGGV, encoded by the coding sequence ATGGAGCTGCGGCTGGCGGAGCTGCTGGTCGGCCTGTCGTCGGTGAGCGATCTGGGGATGGGGCTTCCCCTGGGGGACGTGACCCGGGCCTGCGTGCTGGCCACCAGGCTGGCGATGGACCTCGGGATCGAGGACGCCGGGGTGGCCGACGTGTACTACACGGCGCTGCTCCAGCACGTCGGCTGCACCGCGTACTCGCACGAGGTCTCGGCGCTGTTCCGTGACGAGCTTGCCCTGAAGCGGGTCTCCGCGCTCACGGACTTCACGAGCCCCGTCGACGTCGTGCGAACCTACCTGCCCGGCGTTGCCCGCGCCGAGGGTGTGAGGGGCGTGGCGACGGCCGTGGTACGGCAGAAGCAGCTCACCGACGGGTACACCGCCGCGAACTGCGAGGTCGCCTCCATGATGGCCCGGCGGCTGGGCCTTCCGGAGAGCGTGCAGGCGGCCCTGCTCCACATCTTCGCGTGGTGGAACGGGAAGGGCCGTCCCCGTGGGATGGCGGGAGACGAGGTCGCCGTGGCCAGCCGGGTGACCCAGGTGGCGACGGTGGCCGTGATGTTCGACCGCCTGGGTGAGCCGGAAGCCGCCGTCGAGGCGGTCCGTCGCCGGGCCGGCGGGACCCTCGACCCGGGGCTGGCCGTGCGGTTCCGCCGGACCGGTCCGAAGCTCCTCCAGGAGATGGCGGCCACCGATCCGGTGGAGGCGACGCTCGAGGCCGAGCCGAAGCCGTGGCGGACCGTGCCCGGCGACCAGCTGGACGAGGTGCTGCGCGCGTTCGGCGACGCCGTGGACCTGAAGACGCCCTACCTGCACGGCCACGCGGCGACCGTGGCCGAGCTGGCCGCCGCGGCCGGCCCCCGGATGGGCCTGGACGGAGAGGCCACCACGCGGCTCCGGCGGGCGGCCCTGGTGCACGACCTGGGCCGCGTGGCCATCCCCTCGAGCATCTGGGACCGGCCGGGGCCGCTGGGGCGCTCCGACTGGGAACAGGTCCGCACCCACGCCTACCGGAGCGAGCGGATCCTGGCCGGATGCCCGGCCCTGGAGAACCTGGCGCCGGTCGCCGGGATGCACCACGAGCGGCTGGACGGCTCCGGCTACCACCGCCAGGCCTCGGGCCCGTCGATCCCCATGCCCGCCCGGATCCTGGGCGTGGCCGACGCCTATGAGGCCATGACCCGGGCCCGGCCGCATCGCCCCGAGCTGGGTCCCGAACGGGCGGCGGACCAGCTTCGAGAGGGAGCTCGGGGCGGCCAGTTCGACGGGGAAGCCGTGGAGGCGGTCCTCGGCGCAGCGGGGCACCGGGTGACGCGGACACGGCCCGCCCGGCCCGCCGGCCTGAGCGAGCGTCAGGTGGAGGTGCTCCGCCTGGTGGCGGCCGGCCTCTCCAACCGCGAGGTCGCGCAGCGGCTGCACGTCTCGCCGCGAACGGCCGAGCACCACGTCCAGGACATCTACACCAAGATCGGCGTGTCCAGCAGGGCCGCCGCCGCGATGTTCGCCATGGAGCACCACCTCATCGGCGGCGTCTGA